The Cellulosimicrobium sp. ES-005 genome segment CCGCCGCCCGCGATCCACAGCGGGATGCTCGGCCTCGCGCCCTCGCCGTCCACCACGACCTGCTGCAGGGGCTGCGGGTAGCAGAGCGCGCCGTCCACCTGGTAGCGCTCGCCGTCGAACGTGCCCGACGACCCGGTCCGCCACATGCGGGACATGATCTGGACGCCCTCGTCGAGCGCGCGCAGGCGCTCGCCCGCGCTCGGGAACCCGTACCCGTATGCGCGCCACTCGTGCTCGTACCAGCCCGCGCCGATGCCCATCTCGAGCCGCCCGCCGGAGACGTGGTCGACGGTCGCGGCGACCTTGGCCAGGTACGTCGGGTCGCGGTAGGCCATGCACGTGCACATCTGGCCGAGGCGCACGCGCTGCGACGCCGCCGCGAAGGCGGCCATGAGCGTCCACGCCTCGTGCGTCGCCTCGGTGCTCGGGGTCGGCGTGGTGTGGAAGTGGTCGTAGACCCACACGCCGTCCCACGCGAACTCGCCGCCCGGCAGGGGCTCGCCCGCGGCGGCGTTGTCGGCGTAGTGCAGGAGGGAGAGCATCGTCTTCCAGTGGTCCTCGGGTGCGACGTCGACGAGGTCGTAGCGCCAGCCCTGGGGGATGAAGAGTCCGAATCGCATGGTCGTCACCCTATGCGGGTCCGTGCGACCCGCAGCGCGCCCCCGCGCGTCGTCTCACCGCTCGGTCGCACCGCTGCGCCGGCGCCGCCGCGCAGGCGACGAGGGCGGACGGTGGGCAGGATGAGGTCATGATCGAAGCCTGGTCCGCCGCCGACGTGCGCGCCGCCGAGGAGCCGCTGCTCGCCGCGGGCGTCCCGCTCATGGAGCGCGCCTCGTTCGCGCTCGCGACGATCGTCGCGCGCGACGTCGCACGACGGCGGTCGGTCGCCCTGCCGGACGGCGGCCGTCGGGACGGGCGCGTCACCGGCGCCCGGGCGGTCCTGCTCGTGGGGTCGGGCAACAACGGCGGGGACACCCTCCACGCGGGTGCGTACCTCGCGCGCCGGGGCGTCGAGGTGCTCGCGGTCCTCACCGGCGAGCATGCGCACGCGGGCGGGCTCGCGGCGCTCCGGGACGCGGGCGGGTCCGTCGAGGTGCTCGTCGGCAGCCCCGACGACCCGACGCGCGCGGGCCGGCCGCACGACCACCTGGACCCGCACGTCGCCGACCGGGTCGCCGCGCAGGTCCGGCGGGCCGACGTCGTGCTGGACGGCCTCGTCGGCATCGGCGCCCGGGGGCCGTTGCGCGGCGTCGCGGCGGACCTCGTGCGGCGTCTCGCCGCGCTGCTCGACGGCGGAGCGCCCGCCGACGACGCGCTCGGCGGCGACGGTGCGTCCGACGAGGGTGGCGGGCGTCGCGTCGGGCCCCGGGGGCGGCCCTGGGTCGTCGCGGTGGACGCGCCGAGCGGGGTCGGCGTGGACGACGGCACGGTGCGCGGGCCGGTCCTGCGCGCGGACCGCACGGTGACGTTCGGCGCGGCGAAGCCCGGCCTCCTGCTCCCCCCGGCGACGCACCTCGCCGGCCACGGCGCGGTCGTCGACATCGGGCTGCGCCTCGGCGCGCCCGCTCCGGACGGCGGCACCGCGGCGCCGGTCGTCCGCCGGCTCGAGCCCGCGGACGTCGCCGCCCTCTGGTCCGTGCCCGGCGCGACCGACCACAAGTACACGCGCGGCGTCGTCGGCGTCGTCGCGGGCACGCCGACCTTCCCGGGCGCCGCGGTGCTCGTCGCGAGCGCCGCGGTCCGCACCGGCCCGGGGATGGTCCGCTTCCGCGGGCCCGACGACGTCACGCGCGCGGTGCTCGCCGCCCGACCCGAGGTGGTGCCCGCAGCGGGGCGCGTGCAGTCCTGGGTGCTCGGGCCCGGCGTGCCGCCCGCGCCCGGGCCGGGTGGCGACCCCGTGGACGACGGCGGCCAGCACGAGCGGGTCCGGGACGCGCTCGCGGCCGCGACCGGTGAGCTCGCCGCCGAGGACGAGGGGGAGCGGGTGCCCGTGGTCGTCGACGCCGGGGCGCTGTCCCTGCTGCCCGACCGCTGCCCGCCGTCGGTCGTGCTCACCCCGCACGCGGGGGAGCTCGCGACGCTGCTGCGGTCGCGCGGTGACGACGTGACGCGCGCCGACGTCGAGGCCGAGCCGCTGCGGTGGGCACGGCGCGCGCACACGGCCACCGGTGCGACGGTGCTGCTCAAGGGGTCGGCGACCGTCGTCGTCGGGCCGGAGGGCGCGTGGTCCCAGGCGGACGCGCCCGCGTGGCTCGCGACCGCCGGCGCGGGGGACGTGCTCGCCGGGATCCTCGGCACCGTGCTCGCGGCGCACGCCCCACGGATCCTCCGGGAGCCGGGGCTGGCCGCGGAGCTCGCGGCCGCGGCCGCCGTCGTGCACGGTCTCGCGGCGGAGCGGGCGAACCCGGGCGGCCCGGTCGCGGCGCTCGACGTCGCCGACGCGGTGCCCGCCGTCGTCGCGGGGCTGCTCGCCGCACGCTGAGCGGCGCGGCGCTCTCCTGGCACCGGCCGGTCACCACGGGTCCGAGGCCCGTGGGCGGCCGACAGGTCCGGGCGCGGCCCGCCGGTACCGTGGTGGGCGTGGTCCCCCTCCCCGTGCGCGACGGCCTCAACCCCACGCGCCTCGTGCTGCCGCACGACGCCGAGAGCGTCGCGCGGTACACGCGCACGCTCGACTACGTGCGCCACCGGTTCCCGGACGACGCCGCACGCCTGGCCGAGAAGGTCGCGGCGGGCGAGGTCGTCGACGGGCGCGGACGGCCGGTCGACGCGACCACCCCGTACGAGCCGCGCGGCTTCGTGTTCCTCTACCGCGACCCGCCGGTCGAGCCCGAGGTGCCGTTCGAGGTCCGCGTGCTGCACCGCGACCGGGACCTGCTGGTCGTCGACAAGCCGCACTTCCTCGCGACGATCCCGCGCGGTGCGTACGTGGCGCGGTCGGTGCTCGTGCGGTTGCGCCGCGACCTCGACCTGCCCGACCTCAGCCCCGCGCACCGGCTCGACCGCGTCACCGCGGGCGTCCTGCTGCTCACGCTGCGACCGCAGGTGCGCGGCGCGTACCAGGAGCTCTTCGCGCGGCGCGAGGTGCGCAAGACCTACGAGGCGGTCGCGCCCTGGGACCCGGCGCTGGCCCTGCCCGCGACCGTGCGCAGCCGCATCGTCAAGCACCGCGGCGTCATGCGCGCGGAGGAGGTGGACGGCGAGCCCAACGCCGAGAGCCGCGTCGACGTGATCGAGACCGACCCGGCCCGCGGCCTCGCGCGCTACCGGCTCGAGCCCCACAGCGGCAAGACGCACCAGCTCCGGCTGCACATGGCCCGGCTCGGGGTGCCGATCGTGCACGACAACTTCTACCCCGAGCCGTACGACGTCGCGCCGGACGACTACGCGCGCCCGCTCCAGCTCGTCTCGCGCTCGCTCGCCTTCGCCGACCCGCTGACCGGGCAGCCGCGGCGCTTCGAGACGGACCGGACGCTCGGCGCCTGGTGAGGGTGGCGGCCGGATCGGCGGCGTCCCGGTGACGCGACCCGAGGACCGCGACCCGGCGCCCGCTCCCCGGGCGGCGACGGTGAGAGAATCGTCCACCGTGAGCGACACCCAGCGCACGACCCCGACCGGCGCACCCGCCGGAACCCCGGCCGCACCCGCCCCAACCCCGGCAGCACCCGGCTACCCCGCGCGTGCCGTCGTCGACCTGGCCGCGGTCCGCGACAACGTCCGCGCCCTCGCCGGGCACGCGCCGTCGGCCCAGGTGATGGCCGTCGTGAAGGCCGACGCCTACGGGCACGGCCTGGTGGCGAGCGCGCTCGGGGCGCTCGCGGGCGGTGCGACGTGGCTCGGGACCGCGCAGCCGAGCGAGGCGCTCGCGCTGCGTGCGGCGGGGATCGGGGTGGACCGCGCGCGCGTCCTCACGTGGCTCTACCCGCCGGGCGCGCCGCTGCGCGCGCTCGTGGAGGCGGACGTCGACGTGTCGCTCGCCGCGCGCTGGGCCGTCGACGAGGTGGTCGCCGCCGCCCGTGCCGCCGGCCGGACCGCGCGCGTGCACCTCGCGGTCGACACGGGCCTCGGCCGCAACGGGATCATGCCCGCGGACCTGCCCGACGTGCTCGCCGCCGTCGCGCGCGCCCAGGCCGAGGGCGCGGTCCACGTCGTCGGGCTGTGGTCCCACCTCGCGTTCGCGGACGAGCCCGGGCACCCGAGCGTCGTGGCACAGGCCGACGTGCTCGACGAGGCCGTCCGGCTCGCGGAGCGCGCGGGCGTCGCGCCCGAGCTGCGCCACCTCGCGAACTCCGCCGCGACGCTCACCGCGCCGCGCACCCACTACGACCTGGTCCGTCCGGGGCTCGCGGTGTGGGGGATGACGCCGGTGCCGCAGCTCGGCCCGCCGTCGCGGTACGGGCTCCGGCCCGCGATGACGCTCGAGGCGCGTCTCGCGACGGTCAAGCGCGTGCCGGGCGGCCACGGCGTCTCCTACTCGCACCACTACACGACCCCGCGGGACACGACGCTCGGGGTCGTCCCGCTCGGCTACGGCGACGGGATCCCGCGGCACGCGTCGGGTGGCGGCCCCACGGCCGCGCCGGGTGGCCCGGTGCTCGTCGGCGCACGCCCCGGGGCGGACGGCGGGCGCGTCGTGCGCGTCGCGGGGCGCGTGTGCATGGACCAGCTCGTGCTCGACCTCGGCCCTGCCGCGACCGAGCGCGCGGGCGACGTCGTCACGCTGTTCGGCGCGGGCGACGGCGTCGAGCACGACGGCGTCCCCACCGCCGAGGACTGGGCGCGGGCCGCCGGGACCATCAGCTACGAGATCACGACGCGCCTCGGCGCGCGCGTGCCGCGCGAGCACGTGGGGACCGACGTGCTCGACGACGGCGCGCGGGCGCTGCTGGCCGACGACCCCAGCCAGGACGAGACCACGGAAAGGACGGTCCGCGCATGAGCGACGACCCGACCCCCTCGACGCCCGCCGCGCCTCCCGCGGACGCGGCGGCGGAGACCGCGACGGGCACGTCGTCGCAGGCGGCGCGCGACGTCGTCGTCCTGCCCGACGCCGAGGCGACGCGCGCGTTCGGCCGCGCCCTCGCCGGCGTGCTCCGCGCGGGCGACCTCGTGATCCTCACCGGCGACCTCGGTGCGGGGAAGACGACGCTCACGCAGGGCATCGGCGCCGGGCTCGGCGTGCGCGGGCAGGTCGCGTCGCCGACGTTCATCGTCGCGCGCGAGCACCCGTCGCTCGTGGGCGGCCCGGCGCTCGTGCACGTGGACGCGTACCGCCTCGGCTCGCTCGACGAGGTCGACGCGCTCGACCTCGACTCGAGCCTGGAGGAGTCGGTGACCGTCGTCGAGTGGGGCAGCGGGCTCGTCGAGGCGCTCGCGGGCGACCGGCTCGAGATCGTGCTCGAGCGCCCGCGCGGCGACGCGACCGGCGGCACGTCCGACGACGAGGACGCGCCCGAGGCGGGCGCGCGCCGGGTGACGGTGCGCGGCGTCGGTCCGCGCTGGGCGGACCTCGACGTCGCGGCACTGTCCCGCTAGCCCGCTCGCGAGGAGGACGTCGCGGTCTCGGCCGTAGGCTGGGGCCGTGGCTGTTCTCGCGCTCGACACCTCCGCCTCCGTCACCGTCGCCGTCGTCTCCGACGACGGCGCCCGTCTCGCCCGCCGCGACGCCCCGGAGCGCCGCCGGCACGCCGAGGCGCTCGCCCCGCTCGTCGAGGAGGCGCTCGCCGAGGCCGGGGTCGACCGCCGCGACCTCACGGCCGTCGCCGTCGGCACGGGCCCCGCGCCGTTCACGGGCCTGCGGGTCGGGCTCGTCACCGCCCGGGCGCTGGGCTTCGCGCTCGGCATCCCCGTGCTCGGCGTCCCGAGCCTCGACGCGATCGCCGCCCAGGCGGTGAGCGACCTCGGCCTCGAGCCCGACGACGAGCTGCTCGTCGCGACCGACGCGCGCCGCCGCGAGGTGTACTGGGCGCGGTACCGCGTCGTCGCGCACGAGGGCCCGCACGCCGTGCCGGTCCTGGAGACCGTCGCCGGGCCCGACGTCGGGCCGGCGGCCGCGGTCGCCGAGCACGCCGCGGGCGCCGTCGTCGTGGGGGAGGGCGGCGAGCTCTACCCGGACGCGCTCGACGCCGCCGAGGACGCGCCGCAGGTCCCCGACGCCGCCGTGCTCGCCCGGCTCGCGATCGCGCGCCGGGCCGCGGGGGCCGGACAGCCGACGGAGCCGCTGTACCTGCGCCGCCCGGACGTCCACGAGGCCGCCGCACGCAAGCGCGTGAGCGACACCGTGCCCGCCCCGGCGCCCGAGGCGACCCGATGAGCGCGCGCCGCTACGAGATCCGCCTGCGCCCGCTCCGGGCGGCCGACCTCGACCGCGTCGTCGAGCTCGAGCGCGAGCTGTTCGGGCGCGGCGCCTGGACGTACGGGATGCTCGCCGACGAGCTCGCGGGCCTCGGACGCTGGTACGTCGCCGCCGAGCCCGTGCGGCTCTACGCCGCCGGCCCGCAGCCCGTGGTCGGGTACGCGGGCCTGTGGTTCGACGGCGACGTCACGCAGGTCATGACCCTCGGCGTCGACCCCGCGTTCCAGCACCAGGGCGTCGGCTCGACGCTCCTGGAGGCGCTGATCGCCCGCTCGCGCGACCTGGGCGCGAGCGCGGTGCTGCTCGAGGTGCGGGTCGACAACGACCCGGCGCTCGCGCTCTACGCGAAGTACGGGTTCGAGCAGCTCGGCATCCGCAAGCGCTACTACCAGCCCGAGGACGTCGACGCCTACACGATGCGGCTCGAGCTCGGCGCGACCACGACTCCCGACGGGCCGGACGCGCCGGACTACGGGACGGCGTCCGAGACGGGCGCCGTCGCGTGACCGCGTCCGCGCCGCGCGGCCCGGGCCTCGGCACGGACGACCGCGGGTCCGACGCCGCGCGCCGCGACCGCGTCCTCGTCACCGCGGCCGCCCTGGCGGCGGCGCTCGCGGGCGGACGCCCGCCCGTCGTGCTCGACGTGCGGTGGGCGCTCGGCGTCACCGACGGGCGCGAGCAGCACCGCGCAGGGCACGTCCCGGGCGCGGTCTACGTCGACCTCGAGACCGAGCTCGCCGCGCCGCCCTCGGCCGCGGCGGGCCGGCACCCGCTGCCCGACCCCGCCGACCTCCAGGCCGCGGCGCGGCGCTGGGGCGTGCGCGCGGACCGGCCGGTCGTCGTCTACGACGCCGTGGGCGGCACGTCCGCCGCGCGCGCCTGGTGGCTGCTGCGCTGGGCCGGGCACGAGGACGTCCGCATCCTCGACGGCGGGCTCGCGGCGTGGCGGGCCGCCGGGCACGCGCTCGACGCGGGCGAGGTGCGGCCCGAGCCGGGGGACGTCGTCGTCACGCCGGGCGGGATGCCCGTGCTCGACGCCGACGGCGCGGCCGGCCTCGCGACGTCGGGCGTCCTGCTCGACGCGCGCGCGGGCGAGCGCTACCGCGGCGAGGTGGAGCCGGTCGACCCGCGCGCGGGACACGTCCCCGGCGCGGTGAGCGCGCCGACGACCGACAACCTCGCCGCGGACGGGACGTTCCTGGACCCCGTCGCGCTGCGCGCGCGGTTCGCGGCCCTGGGGGTCGTGGACCCGGGACGGGAACCGGGCGCGGCGCGGCCCACCGTGGGCGTGTACTGCGGCTCCGGCGTGACCGCGGCGCACGAGGTCGCCGCGCTCGCGACCCTCGGCGTCGACGCGGCGCTGTACGCGGGCTCGTGGTCGCAGTGGTCGAACGACCCCGCGCGGCCCGCCGCGCCCTGACGCGGGCGGCCCGGACGCGCGCGAGGCGGCACCCCGTGGAGGGGTGCCGCCTCGTGCGTGCGGGTGGGACGGTCTCAGAGGATCTCGGCGACCTGGTGGAAGTCGAGCCGGGCCTGGCGCGGGAAGTGCGCGCCCTCCTCGGCGGGGTAGCCCACGTTGATCGCGACGAGCGTGCGCCAGCCGGACTCGCCGAAGAACTCGGCGTCGATCCCCGCGGCGTCGAAGCCGGTCATCGGCCCGACGGACAGGCCGGCGGCGCGCAGCCCGACGATGAGGTAGCCGATCTGGATGAGCGCGTTGGTGCGGGCCATGCCCTCGCGCAGCTCGGTCTGCGGGTCGAGCTGCTCGGTCATGCCCTCGCGGAACGGCGCGAGCGTGCCGAGGTGCTGGTGGAACGACGGGTCGGCGGCGGCGATGACGGTCACGGGCGCGGCGAGCGTCTTGTCGCGGTTGAAGTCCGCCATGTGCGCGCCGAGGCGCTGCTTCGCCTCGGGCGTGCGCACGACGAGCAGGCGCAGCGGGAGCGTGTTCATCGCGGTGGGTGCCCAGCGGACGAGGTCCCAGGCCGCCTGGATCTGCGCGTCGGTGACGGGCTCGTCCGAGAAGGCGTGGGTCGTGTGCGCGTCGCGGAACAGGCGGTCCGCGGCCTGCGCGTCGATCGCGAGCTGGTCGGCGAGCTCGTTCGGCGCGGCAGGGGACTCGATGAGGGTGTCGGTGCTCATGACCGGACCAACGGTTGAGCGTTGAATCATCTTCCCGACAGACGGTGTGACGTGGGCGACACGGCGCGGGTCGGCCCCGCACGCGACTACCCTGGACGCCATGCCTTCCACACTGTCAGTGAGCCGTCCGTGAGCGCCGGCGAGCCCCTGGTGCTCGGCATCGAGACGTCCTGCGACGAGACCGGCGTCGCGCTGGTCCGGGGTCGCGAGCTGCTCGTCGACACGGTGGCGAGCTCGATGGACGAGCACGCGCGCTACGGCGGCATCATCCCCGAGGTCGCGTCGCGCGCCCACCTCGAGGCGATGATCCCGACGATCGAGCGCACGCTCGGCACGGCGGACGTCGACCTGTCCGAGGTCGACGCGATCGCGGTCACGGCCGGGCCGGGGCTGGTCGGGCCCCTGACGATCGGCGCGTCGGCCGCCAAGGCGCTCGCGCTCGCGCTCGGCAAGCCGCTCTACGGCGTCAACCACGTCATCGGCCACGCCGCCGTGGACGAGCTCGTGCACGGCGCCTTCCCGGAGCGCGTCATGGCGCTCGTCGTGTCCGGCGGGCACAGCTCGCTCCTCCTGGTCGACGACGTCGCGACGTCCGTCACCGAGCTCGGCTCGACGCTCGACGACGCGGCCGGCGAGGCGTTCGACAAGGTCGGGCGCCTGCTCGGCCTCCCGTACCCGGGCGGGCCGCACATCGACCGCCTCGCGCGCGAGGGCGACCCGACGGCGATCCGCTTCCCGCGCGGCCTCACGGCGCGCAAGGACCAGGAGAAGCACGCGGACGACTTCTCGTTCTCCGGCCTCAAGACGGCCGTCGCGCGGTGGGTCGAGGCGCGCCAGGACGCGGGGGAGGAGATCCCCGTGCACGACGTCGCGGCCTCCTTCGCGGAGTCCGTCGCCGACGTGCTCACCGCCAAGACCATCGCGGCGTGCGAGCGGCACGGGGTGTCGACGCTCGTCGTCGGCGGCGGGTTCAGCGCGAACTCGCAGCTGCGCGACATGGCCGCGAAGCGCTGCGCGGAGGCCGGGATCGAGCTGCGCATCCCGCCGATCCGCTACTGCACCGACAACGGGGCGATGATCGCCGCGCTGGGGTCCGCCGTCGTGCGGGCGGGCGTGGCGCCGTCGAGCCTCGACATCGGCGTCGACTCGTCGATGCCGCTGACCGTGACTCACGTGTGACCCCGGAGCCCGGTCTCACGCCCGACGAGGCGCTGCGGCGCGCCCACGCGTGGGCGCACGCGGCCGCGTCGGCGCCCCCCGGGCCCGAGCGCGCCCGGGCCGAGCACACCGCCGCGTACTGGGCGGCGCAGCACCGGGCGCTCCTCGCGGCCGTGCCCGCGTACGGGTCCGCCGCCGTGCCCGTCGGCGCGCCGCCCTCCGGGACGGCGGGTGCGACGACCGCTCCGCCGTACGGTCACGCCTCCGCCGCCGCGCTCTCCGGCGCCCCCGCGGTCCAGCCGGCCTCCGGGGCGCCGGCGGCGACCGTCCCCGCGTACGGGGCGTCCACCATCTCGTGGGAGGTGCCGCGCCGCCGTCGGGGCCGTGCCGCGCGGGTCGTGACGTTCGTCCTCGTGCTCGCAGTGTCCGTCGTCGCGTACCTCGTCAGCTCCCTCGGCGGGGCGCGGGACGACGGCGCGGTCCTGCCCACCGAGCAGGAGGGCGCGGTGCCGCCCCCCACGGTCTGGGAGGACCCGAGCCCGGACGTGGCCGCGTCGGCCACCGGCGTGGAGGCTGCCTGGAAGGCGGGCGAGTACGCCGAGCCGTTGCCCGACCCCGTGCCGGGCGCGACGCAGACGACGCCGTTCCTGCCCGAGCACCCCGACCCCACGGCGTGGCTGCTCGCCCTCAACCCCGCCAACGAGGGCGTGCAGGTCGTGTTCACCGACGACCCGACGCTGAACTGCGGCATGGCGCACGTCGCCGAGCACGACGCGTACGCGACGGGCTCGGCGGGCTGCTTCCAGCCCTCCCACCCGACGGTGCTGTTCGTGTGGTGGGGCGAGGACTCCGACCCGGCGACCAAGCAGGTGCTCCTCGCGCACGAGCTGTCGCACATGCTCCAGTGGTGGCAC includes the following:
- a CDS encoding TIGR03560 family F420-dependent LLM class oxidoreductase, whose protein sequence is MRFGLFIPQGWRYDLVDVAPEDHWKTMLSLLHYADNAAAGEPLPGGEFAWDGVWVYDHFHTTPTPSTEATHEAWTLMAAFAAASQRVRLGQMCTCMAYRDPTYLAKVAATVDHVSGGRLEMGIGAGWYEHEWRAYGYGFPSAGERLRALDEGVQIMSRMWRTGSSGTFDGERYQVDGALCYPQPLQQVVVDGEGARPSIPLWIAGGGEKKTLRIAAQHAQYTNFDGSPEGFAHKSAVLAQHCRDLGRDLGEITRSANYNVVIGETAQDVADRLDRIEEHARRYFPEKADDNVASWRSGPLVGTPEQIVETLTGLRDQGLGYAIGYFPFAATDRDQLELFQRQVIPALQR
- a CDS encoding NAD(P)H-hydrate dehydratase is translated as MIEAWSAADVRAAEEPLLAAGVPLMERASFALATIVARDVARRRSVALPDGGRRDGRVTGARAVLLVGSGNNGGDTLHAGAYLARRGVEVLAVLTGEHAHAGGLAALRDAGGSVEVLVGSPDDPTRAGRPHDHLDPHVADRVAAQVRRADVVLDGLVGIGARGPLRGVAADLVRRLAALLDGGAPADDALGGDGASDEGGGRRVGPRGRPWVVAVDAPSGVGVDDGTVRGPVLRADRTVTFGAAKPGLLLPPATHLAGHGAVVDIGLRLGAPAPDGGTAAPVVRRLEPADVAALWSVPGATDHKYTRGVVGVVAGTPTFPGAAVLVASAAVRTGPGMVRFRGPDDVTRAVLAARPEVVPAAGRVQSWVLGPGVPPAPGPGGDPVDDGGQHERVRDALAAATGELAAEDEGERVPVVVDAGALSLLPDRCPPSVVLTPHAGELATLLRSRGDDVTRADVEAEPLRWARRAHTATGATVLLKGSATVVVGPEGAWSQADAPAWLATAGAGDVLAGILGTVLAAHAPRILREPGLAAELAAAAAVVHGLAAERANPGGPVAALDVADAVPAVVAGLLAAR
- a CDS encoding pseudouridine synthase translates to MGVVPLPVRDGLNPTRLVLPHDAESVARYTRTLDYVRHRFPDDAARLAEKVAAGEVVDGRGRPVDATTPYEPRGFVFLYRDPPVEPEVPFEVRVLHRDRDLLVVDKPHFLATIPRGAYVARSVLVRLRRDLDLPDLSPAHRLDRVTAGVLLLTLRPQVRGAYQELFARREVRKTYEAVAPWDPALALPATVRSRIVKHRGVMRAEEVDGEPNAESRVDVIETDPARGLARYRLEPHSGKTHQLRLHMARLGVPIVHDNFYPEPYDVAPDDYARPLQLVSRSLAFADPLTGQPRRFETDRTLGAW
- the alr gene encoding alanine racemase, producing MAAVRDNVRALAGHAPSAQVMAVVKADAYGHGLVASALGALAGGATWLGTAQPSEALALRAAGIGVDRARVLTWLYPPGAPLRALVEADVDVSLAARWAVDEVVAAARAAGRTARVHLAVDTGLGRNGIMPADLPDVLAAVARAQAEGAVHVVGLWSHLAFADEPGHPSVVAQADVLDEAVRLAERAGVAPELRHLANSAATLTAPRTHYDLVRPGLAVWGMTPVPQLGPPSRYGLRPAMTLEARLATVKRVPGGHGVSYSHHYTTPRDTTLGVVPLGYGDGIPRHASGGGPTAAPGGPVLVGARPGADGGRVVRVAGRVCMDQLVLDLGPAATERAGDVVTLFGAGDGVEHDGVPTAEDWARAAGTISYEITTRLGARVPREHVGTDVLDDGARALLADDPSQDETTERTVRA
- the tsaE gene encoding tRNA (adenosine(37)-N6)-threonylcarbamoyltransferase complex ATPase subunit type 1 TsaE, producing the protein MSDDPTPSTPAAPPADAAAETATGTSSQAARDVVVLPDAEATRAFGRALAGVLRAGDLVILTGDLGAGKTTLTQGIGAGLGVRGQVASPTFIVAREHPSLVGGPALVHVDAYRLGSLDEVDALDLDSSLEESVTVVEWGSGLVEALAGDRLEIVLERPRGDATGGTSDDEDAPEAGARRVTVRGVGPRWADLDVAALSR
- the tsaB gene encoding tRNA (adenosine(37)-N6)-threonylcarbamoyltransferase complex dimerization subunit type 1 TsaB, coding for MAVLALDTSASVTVAVVSDDGARLARRDAPERRRHAEALAPLVEEALAEAGVDRRDLTAVAVGTGPAPFTGLRVGLVTARALGFALGIPVLGVPSLDAIAAQAVSDLGLEPDDELLVATDARRREVYWARYRVVAHEGPHAVPVLETVAGPDVGPAAAVAEHAAGAVVVGEGGELYPDALDAAEDAPQVPDAAVLARLAIARRAAGAGQPTEPLYLRRPDVHEAAARKRVSDTVPAPAPEATR
- the rimI gene encoding ribosomal protein S18-alanine N-acetyltransferase, whose amino-acid sequence is MSARRYEIRLRPLRAADLDRVVELERELFGRGAWTYGMLADELAGLGRWYVAAEPVRLYAAGPQPVVGYAGLWFDGDVTQVMTLGVDPAFQHQGVGSTLLEALIARSRDLGASAVLLEVRVDNDPALALYAKYGFEQLGIRKRYYQPEDVDAYTMRLELGATTTPDGPDAPDYGTASETGAVA
- a CDS encoding sulfurtransferase is translated as MAAALAGGRPPVVLDVRWALGVTDGREQHRAGHVPGAVYVDLETELAAPPSAAAGRHPLPDPADLQAAARRWGVRADRPVVVYDAVGGTSAARAWWLLRWAGHEDVRILDGGLAAWRAAGHALDAGEVRPEPGDVVVTPGGMPVLDADGAAGLATSGVLLDARAGERYRGEVEPVDPRAGHVPGAVSAPTTDNLAADGTFLDPVALRARFAALGVVDPGREPGAARPTVGVYCGSGVTAAHEVAALATLGVDAALYAGSWSQWSNDPARPAAP
- a CDS encoding malonic semialdehyde reductase; the encoded protein is MSTDTLIESPAAPNELADQLAIDAQAADRLFRDAHTTHAFSDEPVTDAQIQAAWDLVRWAPTAMNTLPLRLLVVRTPEAKQRLGAHMADFNRDKTLAAPVTVIAAADPSFHQHLGTLAPFREGMTEQLDPQTELREGMARTNALIQIGYLIVGLRAAGLSVGPMTGFDAAGIDAEFFGESGWRTLVAINVGYPAEEGAHFPRQARLDFHQVAEIL
- the tsaD gene encoding tRNA (adenosine(37)-N6)-threonylcarbamoyltransferase complex transferase subunit TsaD, whose translation is MSAGEPLVLGIETSCDETGVALVRGRELLVDTVASSMDEHARYGGIIPEVASRAHLEAMIPTIERTLGTADVDLSEVDAIAVTAGPGLVGPLTIGASAAKALALALGKPLYGVNHVIGHAAVDELVHGAFPERVMALVVSGGHSSLLLVDDVATSVTELGSTLDDAAGEAFDKVGRLLGLPYPGGPHIDRLAREGDPTAIRFPRGLTARKDQEKHADDFSFSGLKTAVARWVEARQDAGEEIPVHDVAASFAESVADVLTAKTIAACERHGVSTLVVGGGFSANSQLRDMAAKRCAEAGIELRIPPIRYCTDNGAMIAALGSAVVRAGVAPSSLDIGVDSSMPLTVTHV